The Grus americana isolate bGruAme1 chromosome 36, bGruAme1.mat, whole genome shotgun sequence nucleotide sequence AAGGCAGCCAGCCCGCTCTCCTTTCGGAGAAACCCGACGCCCCTCTCCGGAAAGAGCCGAACCCGCGACACTTCCGGAAAGAGCCGACGCTGCTCGGGGAAGAGCTCGGTAGCACTCGGCGCTTTCCGGAGAGACCCGAGGCGGGGCGGAACGCATCGAACCCGAAGCTCCTCCGGAAAGAGCCGAAGCGCTGTGGGAAGGCCCCGGAAGTAGTCGTTCTCCTTCCGGAAGAAGCCGAAGTGCGTTTGGCGTCCGCCCGAGCCTTCTCCGGAAAGCCCCGAAGGGTTCCGAagcccccacctcccccttccGGAGAGCTCCGAAGCCCCTTCCGGACAGCCCCGAAGCGTTTCCGGAAGTTGCCGAGCGGCGCCGGCCGTCGCCGattctctcttcccccccccccccttccccttctccccgTTCCCCATCGCCTCAGAGCCGCCGCCGCTTCCCGCTCCGGCTCCCGCTGCCTCctgcgccgccgcccgccccctcctccccgccgggGGGGGCCCCGCCCGGCTCCCGCCACCGCCGGGCCCGGtccggcccggcccccgcccccccggtcCCCGCCCGGTTCGGCCCGGCAGGATGATCAAGCTCTTCTCGCTGAAGCaacagaagaaggaggaggaatcGGCGGGCGGTACTAAGGGCACCAGCAAAAAGGCCTCGGCCGCCCAGCTCCGCATCCAGAAAGGTGACCGGGGCCCGGTGGCTcccagccccccgccccgccttcCCCCGGCGCTCACCGGGACCGGCCCGGACACGGGGGAGGGGCCCGGGGCCGGTTCCtgacgggggcgggggggggggctgggccTGGTGAGGCCCAACGGGAGGGGAACGGGGCCCGGTGGGGCCTGAGCGGGGGGCGCGGGCTGGGCCCGGTAAGGCTCCGGTGGGGGAAGGTACTGGGCCCGGTAAGGCTGCAGTGGGGGGTCATACTGGTCCCAGTAAGGCCGCAGTGGGAGGCATGGGCTGGTCCCAGTAAGGCCGCAGTGGGGGGGTCATACTGGTTCCGGTAGGGCCCCGGGGGGGGAACGTACTGGTCCCAGTAGGGCCCCGGTGGGGGGCATGGGCTGGTCCCAGTAGGGCCCCAGTGGGAGGAATGTACTGGTCCCAGTAGGGCCCCAGTGGGGAGCACATGGGGAGGAGGTCTAGTCCCAGTGTGGCTCCGTGGGGGCGGGGGGATACTGGTCCCAGTAGTGCCCCACTGGGGGTACGGGTGGGGGTAAACGATACAGCTCCCACCAGCTCCCAGTAGCTCCCAGTTGGTGGAGTGCACTGGAGAGAGGCAACTGGTCCCAGTAGAGCCCAGTTGAGGGTACTGGGGAGGACACACTGGGCCTGGGATGACCCAGCTTGAGGGGTGGGCTTGTGGTAGCCGTAGCCACGTGTCCCCCTGTGTCActgtgtcccccccgtgtccccccagaCATCAACGAGCTGAACCTGCCCAAGACGTGTGAGATCGACTTCTCCGACCAGGACGACCTGCTGCACTTCCGCCTCCTCATCTGCCCCGACGAGGTGGGGTGTcacccccccgtccccccgtgTCACCCCCTGTCACCCTCTTGGGTCCCCCCAGCGCCCCGTGTCCCACCCTGTCACCTCCCGTTCCCTTTGTCCCCTCCTGTCCCTGTGTGTCCTCCTGGctcctccctgtgccccccccccccaattttggGGTCCCCACCCATCCCCGCAGTGTCTCCCCGTTCCCACTGGGACCCCTGTTCCCCTccgtccccccgtgtcccctcagAAGACCCTCGTGTCCCTTGGGGttcccctgtgcccccccccctccgtttccccatccttcccctGTCACCCTCTTTGTCCCTGCTTGTCCTTTGGGGTCCCCCTGgtgtccccacccccccgtgtcccccccacccccggtgACGTCTGTCTCTCCCACAGGGCTTCTACAAGGGAGGGAAAtttgtcttcagttttaagGTCAGTTCTGCAATTCCGTGGCCACCAACTTCCATCCCGGGGCTACTAAGATGGGACTGGTGGCTACCTGGCTGCAccagggggtgggggtggcagcAGTGGGGTGGATGGCCACCAAGGCGGGACCTGTGGCCACCAGGGTGGGACCCACAGTCGTGAGCTCCTGCTGCGGGTTGGAGCAGGAGGCAGGTGGCCGCTGAAACCTGACCTGTGGCCACCAGGAGATGACCAACCATGACTTGTGACCACCACATGGGCTGGGACTGGAACTAGGGGTTGGTGGCCACCAAGATGCGACCAGCAGCCAAGTGTCCACTATGTGGTTTCGGGTAGGGGCTGGTGGCCACCAAGACATGACCAGTGGCCACGTGTCCACTCTATACCTTGGAGGTGGGGTAGGGTGACTCGGTGGCCACCGTGTCCGTCTCTGTGTGCTGAGCATGGGATCTGGGGTTTGGTGACCACTGAGATGTGACCGTTGGCCACATCTATTGTATGGTTTGAGATAGGGACAAGAAACATGGCCACCAAGACGTGACCCGTGGCCGCTCAAAACACGACAAGCGGCCTCGTGTCCCCACCGTGGATTGGGGGCAGGTGGCCACCACTGTGAGACCAACGGCCACCAAGACATGACTAGAAACCAGATGTCCACCCTACGGATTGGGGTAGGGGCTGGTGGCCACCAAGACGTGGCCAGTGGCCACAGAGGGGGCCGAGCTGTGACGCTGTGCCCGCTCCCGTCCCCCAGGTCGGCCAGGGCTACCCCCACGACCCGCCGAAGGTGAAGTGTGAGACGATGGTTTATCACCCCAACATCGACCTGGAGGGCAACGTCTGCCTCAACATCCTCAGGTGGGCTACCGCCGCGCCCAGGGTGGCTACTGCCACCTCCGGGGTGGCTACAGCCCCATCTGGGGTGGCCGCAGCTGGATCCGGGTCCCCGTCTGTCCCAGAGACCCGGCGGGGTGGGACAAGGGGGCGAACGGTTGCCCCATGGACCTCAAGAGTGAGCACGGGGTGGCCCCAGTCACCTCGTGGTGGCCACGGCCACCTCTGTGGTGGCCCCAGTGTCCCCCCTGACGCCCGGCTCTGTCCCCAGAGAGGACTGGAAGCCCGTCCTGACGATAAACTCCATCATCTACGGCCTGCAGTACCTCTTCCTGGTGAGTGCCGTTGGGTACGCGCACCtatgggtggggggcacccatccTGGCTCTGCGGTGGCCCTTGGGGGGCACCTGGTGGCCTTGGGACATCTCCTGGGGGCACCTGGTGGCCTTGGGATGTGTCCTAGGGTTCCTCGGTGATGTTGGGACACCCTGAGGTGGCCCCCAGTGGCCTTGGGACATCTCCTGGGGGCACCTGGTGGCCCCGGCACACCCCGAGGTGGCATTTGGTGGCCCTGGGTCATGTCCTAGTGGTCCTCGGTGATCTTGGGAGACCCCAAGGTGGCCCCCAGTGGCCTTGGGACATCTCCTGGGTGCAACTGGTGGCCTTGGGACAACCTGAGGTGCCACCTGATGGTCCTGGGACATGTCCTAGTGGTCCTTGGTGATGTTGGGAGACCCCAAAGTGGCACCCAGTGGCCCTGGGGCATCTTCTGGGGGCACCTGGTGGCTTTGGGACACCTCAGTGTGGCACCTGGTGGCCCTGAGACGTGTCCTGTGGGTCCTTGGTGACATTTGGAGACCCTGAGGTGGCCTTGAGACACCTCCTGGGGGCACCTAGTGGCCTTGGGACACCCTGAGGTGGCATCTAGTGGCCCTGGGACGTGTCCTAGTGGTCCTCGGTGACGTTGGGTGACTCCAAGGTGGCCCCCAGTGGCCTTGGGACGTCTTCTGGGGGCACCTGGTGGCTTTGGGACACCCCGAGGTGGCACCTGGTGGCCCTGGACCACTTTTTGGGGTCACCCGGTGATGTTGGGTCCCCCCTGAGGTGGCCCCTGGTGACACTCAGTCACTtggtggggacacgggggggggtttggggtcaCCCCAGACCGTCCCTGACCCCGGGGGGGACCCCCCCGTACCCTGAtactgctgggggggggggggcgttgaGGGGGTTTGGGGATGTGtcggggtgggtttgggggtgtcaagaggggatttgggggtgtcAGGGGTtgttgggggggtttgggggtgtcaGGGCAGTTATTGGGGGGGTCGGTTTGTGCCGGGGGGGGGTATTGGGGTGCtctggggggaagggggtgtttgggggttcctggggtggggggaggatgACAGCGGGGGGGTCCCAGTGAGCAccggggggtgttgggggggcagggaggggtttgggggggcactgaggggtcctgggggtgttggggggcaGGGAGGCGTTTGGGGGGGCATTAGGGAGTAAAGGGGGGGGCACTGAGGGGTCCCGGGGGTATTGGGGGGCACTGAGGGGTGTGTGGGGGCACTGAGGGGTCCCGGGGGTattggggggcagggaggggtttggggggcacTGAGGGGTCCCAGGGGTGTTGGGGGGCACTGAGGGGTCCTGGGGTGCAGCCAGGAGtattggggcggggggggctggtACTGGGGTACCCCCCCCCGATAacggggtgccccccccccccccaggagccgAACCCCGAGGACCCCCTGAACAAGGAGGCGGCCGAGGTGCTGCAGAGCAACCGCCGCCTCTTCGAGCAGAACGTGCAGCGCTCGCTGCGGGGGGGCTACGTGGGCGCCACCTACTTCGAGCGCTGCCTCAAGTagcccctccccccgcccctcccccaccccggcccctcccccaccccctcccccacccccctttctctccccctccccgccccccccctaTTTATTGcccccccgggggggcgggggggggcaccccccccttttttcttctgcccccccccctccccccccccagcgctgctCTGGCGGGTGATTAAAGGGCGACATAACGAGTGAGGTAACGAGCGTGATGTAATGAGCGAGCGTGATGTAATGAGCGGGACGATGGAGGGGGGGGTTGGCCCCGCCCCCTTGGTCGGCCCCTGGAGGGGGGGGTTACTGGGTAAACTGGGATGaactgggatggggggggggcagtttggCACAGTTGGTTTTCTGTGCAGGGAGGGGGGTTGGTGTGGCCAGTATGGCCAGTTCCCTGTCCCAGTATGGCCAGTCCCCAGTCCCAGTATGGCCAGTATGGCCAGTCCCCTGTCCCAGTATGGCCAGTTCCCAGTCCCAGTACAGCCAGTATGGCCAGTCCCCTGTCCCAGTATGGCCAGTCCCCAGTCCCAGTACAGCCAGTATGGCCAGTTCCCTGTCCCAGTATGGCCAGTCCCCAGTCCCAGTACAGCCAGTATGGCCAGTTCCCTGTCCCAGTATGGCCAGTCCTCAGTCCCAGTATGGCCAGTATGGCCAGTCCCCAGTCCCAGTACAGCCAGTATGGCCAGTCCCCTGTCCCAGTATGGCCAGTCCCCAATCCCAGTATGGCCAGTCCCCATATGGCCAGTCCCCATATGGCCAGTCCCCAGTCCCAGTATGGCCAGTACGGCCAGTCCCCAGTCCCAGTATGGCCAGTCCCCAATCCCAGTATGGCCAGTCCCCATATGGCCAGTCCTCAGTCCCAGTACGGCCAGTACAGCCAGTCCCCAGTCCCAGTATACCCAGTATGACCAGTTCTCAGTCCCAGTATGGCCAGTCCCCAGTCCCAGTATACCCAGTGTGCCCATTTCCTAATCCCAGTGTGCCCAGTTCCCCACCCCATGCCTCCCAGTATGACCAGTTCCTAATCACAGTGTTCCCAGTGTGCCCAGTTCCCAATCCCAGTATACCCAGTTCCTAACCCCAGTATACCTAGTGTGCCCAGTTCCCCGCCCATGGCTCCCAGTATGGCCAGTTCCCAGTCCCAGTGTGCCCAGTATGCCCAGTTCCCTGTCCCAGGGCTCCCAGTATACCCAGCTGCTGGTCCCAGTCCTCCCAGTATGCCCAGTACCTGCTCCCCCACTGCCTCCCAGTTgtcccagtccccccagtccagtgcctcccagtgcccccagtctGCTCTAGttttcccccagtgctccccagtaAATCCTCACTTTCTCATCCCAGTTCCCCCAGTACattcactgccccccccccaaggcacCCCAGTTCCTTGTCCCAGTTGCCCCAGTATAACCCAGTTCCCCCCAGTATGTTCCAGTTGGTGCCATGTGCGGTGCTTCCTCCCCCCCGCGGCGTCACCCGGTGCCCCCCCAGTTCATCCCAGTTACCCTCAGTGCCCCAGTTCCCCACCCCAGTATGTTCTGATGTCTTTCCCAGTTTATCCCAGTCGCTCCCAGTACGTTGCTGTGTCCGCCCCACCACACCCGCGCCGCCAGGGGGCGTCCTGACTCCGTCAGGTGCCGCTCTGGCCGGCCCCCTCGATGCCCCTCCCCATAGCGGAAGTGGCCGCTCCGGCCGCTTCTCGATTGTTTTACCGCGGGGAGGGCGGGGCCGTGGCGTCAGGGGCCACCCCTTATCACGTGACCGCGCTCCCTCCCGGTGACGTCACGAGGTTTGCGGAAGTGCGCGGGAGAGACCGGGAGACGCGGAAGGATCGAGGTGAGGGGCGGAGGGGGGCGACGGGAGAGGCCACCGGGGGTCATAGAGAGCGgcgggggggcagaggggccgGTACTGGGGGTCATAGAGCCGAGCAGGGCGGGCTAGAGGGGCCCAGTGCCGGGTAACCAtagagcggggcgggggggagagcagaggggccGGTACCGGGGGTCATAGAGCCGAGCAGGACGGGCTAGAGGGGCCGGTAcggggggggggttggaggACCGGGCGGCAGAGAAACCCGGTACCGGGAGGGACACAGAGCCAGGGTGGGGTCTAGAGGGGCCCGGTACCGGTAGGACCACAGAGAAAAGCGAGCCAGAGCGGCCGGTACCGGGGTGACATACcacagagaggagcaggacCACAGAGAGTTCCCCCCGGACCTCCAGGGGAGCTAGAGCGGACTCCCGGGGAGGGGCGGCCATCGGCGCCGGGGGAGACCATAGAGTCGTGGGTCCTCCGGGAGCGGGAGGGGCCCTCGAGACCATAGAGAAGGCCCggggggggacggacggacgggACGCTCTAGGCCTGCACCATAGAGTTGGGCGGCGGGAGGACTCGTGAGGACACTCTGGGCGGAGACGGACCACAGAGAGGAAGGGGGCGGGAGCGAGAGTCCTCCTCGCCTGGCGATTGGCTGGGCTTTCTGTTGCCATGGCGAAGGGGCGGGGTCagggggcagcggggcggggcctggcggTAAatcggcggggggggggggcagtggggagctCGGGGCCTGACCCCACGCGGCatcacggggtgggggggtgggggtgccccGTGTCTCCCCCATGTCTCCATCTGCcccttccctgtccccacccccgtgtcccctccccatTTCTTCCTGCCCCCTCTgtgccccgtgtcccccccacgtcccctcATGTCCCTTCATCCCAtcgtgtccccccgtgtccccccgcgtccccccacatcccctcaTGTCTGTGTCCCCTCATGTCCCTACATATAtgtccccccgtgccccccatgtccgtgtccccccatgtccccccgtgtccccccatgtccccccacgtcccctcATGTCTGTGTCCCCTCATGTCCCCACATATAtgtccccctgtgtcccccatgtccccccgtgccccccatgtccatgtccccccgtgtcccccatgtccgtgtccccacgtccccccacatcccctcaTGTCTgtgtccccccacgtcccctcATGTCTacgtccccccgtgtcccccctgtGTCCCATCACATCCCAtcatgtccccccgtgtccccacatccctgccccctccctcccccccccgtgtccgtgcCCTCCcgtggatgccccatccttgTCCCCgacgtccccgtccccccgtcCGTGTCCCCAGGCGTCGCCATCACCATGGACCTGCTGTTCGGGCGCCGGAAGACGccggaggagctgctgcggcAGAACCAGCGGGCGCTGACCCGCGCCATGCGGGAGCTCGACCGCGAGCGCCAGAAGCTCGAGGCGCAGGAGAAGAAGATCATCGTTGACATCAAGAAGATGGCCAAGCAGGGTCAGATGGTGAGGGGACACCACCGGGGGACACAAGGGGACGCCGAGGGGATGGGAGAATACAGGGGGGACACACACATGAGGGGACACAGAGCAGTCCAGGGCACTTCCTGAGGACCAAGGGATGCAGAAGGTTCCAGGGGACTGTGGTGAGGACCGGGAGACCGTGGTGAGGACAGGAGAACGCAGAGGGGACGTGAGGATGTGGAGGGGGACATGGCGGGGACAAGGGGACACGGAGGGGACAAGGGGACTTGCTGGGGACAAGGGGACACGGAGGGATCTTGGAGCCTTGGTGGGGTCACGGAGGGGACTGGGACACTTGGGAGGGACCAGGGGACTGTGGTGGGACTGGGGGGATGTGGAAGGGACTTGGGGGACAGTGGAGGGACTGGGGGACACCAGTGGTGACCCAGGGACCGTGGAGGGGACTTGAATGCTGAGGGGAGACCAGGGACCGTGGTAGGACCAGGGGACATGGTGGGGACTTGGGGGGGACCATGGAAGTCCCCGAGTGACCACAGTGGGTACAAGGGGACCAGGAGACTGTTGAGATGGTGGTGGGGACCGTGGTGGGCCCTGAGGGACACAGAGGGGGCCCTGGAGATCCCCTGGGCTTCTTGGGGGACCTCATGGCCACTCGATGTTCCCCCCCTGGCCTCGGCCTTCAGGACGCGGTGAAGATTATGGCGAAGGACCTGGTGCGGACACGGCGCTACGTGAAGAAGTTCATCACCATGAGGGCCAACGTCCAGGCCGTGTCCCTCAAGATCCAGACCCTCAAATCCAACAACTCCATGGCCCAGGCCATGAAGGGTGTCACCAAGGCCATGGCCACCATGAACCGACAGGTGGGTGCCCGTGGGGATGTCCCCAAGGCCGTGGCCACTGCGAGATGCTCCATGAGGATGTCCCCAAGGCTGTGGCCATCGTTACCCGCCCCAGGGCGGCCATGGGAATATCCTTGAGATTGTGGCCACTAAGAGCTGCCCTGCAGTGGCCGTGAGGACATCCCAAGGACAGTGGCCACCACAAGCTGCCTCAGGGTAGACCCCCAAGGCTGTGGCCACCACAGGTTGCCCTGGGCTGCTCGTGAAGATGTCCCCAAGATCATGGCTACCACCAGGCTGCTTCGGGGGGGTTCCCTATGGCCCTGGCCACCACAAAGTGCTTGGGGGTGGCCATGGAGATGTCCATGAGACTGTGGCAACCACGAGCTGCCTCAGGGTAGACCCCCAAGGCCGTGGCCACCAGAAACCACTCAAGGTGGGCACGGGGATGTCCCCAAGACCGGAGCCACCACAAATCACCCGAGATGATGGCTATGGACACGGTTGAGGCAGTAGTCACCATAAACTGCCCAACGTGGCCACGGGGACATCCGTGTCCCTGCGTGTCACACACCGTGCCCCTGTGTGTCCCCCTGCCAGCTGAAGCTGCCCCAGATCCAGAAGATCATGATGGAGTTCGAGAAGCAGGCGGAGATCATGGACATGAAGGAGGAGCTGATGAATGACGCCATCGATGACGCCATGGGGGACGAGGACGATGAGGAGGAGAGGTGGGGGACGCGTGGGGACGCGGCGGGGGGGTCAGGGGATgttggggggggacacacatgaCATGCCCAGCGTGACCTCTGACCCCTTTGTGCCCCGCAGCGACGCGGTGGTGTCGCAGGTGCTGGACGAGCTGGGGCTGAACCTCACCGACGAGCTGGCCAgtgagtggggggggggatttgggggggctggagggggaaatTTGGGGttggggaggatttgggggggacaggaggggcAGTTTAGGGCTGGAGGAgatttgggggggctggagggggcagTTTAGGGCGAGgggggatttttgggggggctggaggggatatttgggggggctggagggggaagTTTGAGGCTGGGGAGattttgggggggcagggagggggtaatttggggctggggggaggtttgggggggcagtttgggggtATTTAAGGGGccctgggggacactggggaatggggggggggattttgggggtccAGGGGTGGAAATTGGGGTTTGGAGGGGGCATTTTGGGGGGCAGGGCAGGTACTTGGGGGGCCTGGGGGCGGATTTCAGGGCCCTGggggttattttggggggggggaggggagatgaTGGCAAGTGGTGACCCCCTGACCTTTGCCCtttgcccccagccctgcccccaCCGGGGGGGTCACTGGCAGCGGGGGAGGGGCGGGCGCCAGAGGCCGCGGCTGCGCTGGCCGATGCCGACGCCGACCTGGAGGAACGGCTCAAGAACCTGCGCCGGGACTGACCCCTGACCTCTGACCTCTGACCCCCACCGGACCCCGACGACCCCAGGGTTGACATCAACGACATTTGATCCCACGACtacccctccccctccccgccggtgACCTCCGACCCCTTTGCGACCTGCAGTCACCTCCTTGACCCCTGCGGTGACCTTTAACCTTGACCGGCAGCGATCCGGCGTGACCTCGTGGTGACTCGTGCCCCTAGGGCTGACCCTTGACCTCCAACCTTGaccctccccaggctgggggggctctCAGACACACTACAGGACCTCGGCTCTCCCCGGGGGCTACTTGCCCCCCCTCCGGGGCTACTTGCCCCCCTCTTCTGGGacatttgccccccccccccccgtgggtTATTTGCCCCCCCCGTGGGTTATTTGCCCCTCTCTTCTGGGGTACCCCCCCCGGGGGTATTTTCCCCCTTTATCTGGATTatttatccccccccccccgaattaTTTGCCTCCTGTGAGTTATTTGACAACCCCCCCATGGGTTATTTGCCCCCCTGTGGGTTATTTGCCCCCCTCTTCTGAGGTAACCCCCCCTGGGGGGTATTTTCCCCCTTTATCTGGGTTATTGACTCTCTCTTGGCTTATTTGCCCCCCCTCTTCTGGGGTAACCCCCCCCGGGGGTATTTTCCCCCTTTATCAGGGTTATTTACCCCCCCGTGGGttatttgcccccccccccccgggttaTTTGCCTCCCTCTTCTGGCTTATTGACTCTcttttggggttccccccctGGGGTATTTGCCCCCCCCAGGGTGTTTCCCCCCTCCTTTGCATTATTTGCCCCTTCTTGGGGTATTTGCACTCCCCCCCGGGGGTATTTGCCCCTTTTGGGGGTATTTCCCCCCCCCGGGGGCAGTTAAATTGGGGCAATAAAGGCCACACGTTGGTACCTGCTGCCTCCCCCTGGCTGcttcctgggggggggggcgcccagtgcctcccagtatgagactgggagcactgggggcgtggggggcgtgggggggtcACTGGCGGCTGCTgtcagggtgggggggggcacctgggTCCTTCCTGGGTGGGGGGTCCGGGCGCGGGGGGGGTTCCTCCCCAGTTTGGGGACTGGTTTGGGGCTCTGGATACtgggaaggggggtggggggggaagttggggtgtccccccccctccctcccctgggCTCTGGCGGGGGCTGATTTGGGGTcgttccccccgccccctccgcaACTCGGTTTGACGTCAAACCACCGGACGTCCCGTTTCCGTGCTAAAAAACCGACGTTTTGGGGCAGATGAGAAAAACGCCGCGTGGTTACGGCAGCCACCGACCCGTTTTGGGGCAAAAACTGCCCGAACTGTTGCGTCGTCGCTgtaaaaacttctctttttttttttttgggggggggggggaaaacccccaaatttaGCGTTCGTGTGGATTTTAGGTCTgttggctgattttttttaatttttgtgtccTTGAGATGTGGGGGTGATGGGAATTAATTCGCTTTGATTTGCAGGtttgaagcagaaaatgtagattatttttagaaaaaggatttttttttttccccagcacagggaaaaatagagatttatgtgatttttttttcccccccctggAAATACTGATTTCTAAGCGGAATTTTGGGGTTAAGAGGAACTGCTTTGGGTACACGAAACCTCCCGGCCGCCTGATGACGGGCGTTTCGTGCAGCTCGCGGGTGCTTTTTTGGGTGTAAATACCATGTTTTTCCTGATTGCAAATAAAGGAATGCtgaatttctgcaaaaaaagcagaaaaattgcCTAATTACCGACAATcgtcctccctcctccccctttttttttttttttgttgcatttacGTGCGCTTCTCTTCCCGTTCAGACTTTGGCCTTTCTCTTTTGGCTGGAAAACATCGTTCTGGGCTAGAAACGACCCAAAAAAAGACcgaaaacaccccccccccaaaaaaaaaaggaatttacgTCGGAAGCGGGAGCGGAGGCGAGGTAGGGAGCGCGGCGCGGGGCAGCGAGCTGCGGGCAAACGCCCGTTGGGATTTACATCGAGCCAGCGGCTCGTGGGTAAAACATCCAGCGGAACCCAAAACGGTTGGTTTTAGCCCCAAAATGTGGAGCTGGGTGATTTGGGAGCCCCACAGGACGCAAAGATGGGACTGGTGGGGTCGGTTTGCCGGGTCGGGAGTTGCGGGGGAcgtggccgtggggctgccGGAATTAAGAcgtttcttaattaaaaatgtaaatttaaatcGCAGCGGCCGGAGGCGGCCGGCGGGATGGTGACACGCGAGGTACGGTGCTTCGCGGGGCGCGGTTTGGGgttatttgggggttttttaccgCTTCggggagaaaaaagggatgTTTCCTAGCTGCTAGCAAAtaattattacagaaattaatgaaaatgagaaaataaatataataaaattgaaaaaaaagggTCATTACGAGCGGGTGCTGTGCTGCATTTCccagcccgccccgccccggttaaaaattaaagctgcGTCCGTACGTCCGGGCGGGATTTCACCCCAAAAATCGGACGGACAAAGTGACGTCGGGTGCTCAGTGCTGACACTTCCCTTGCTCTTCCCCACAGCTGCTCTTCA carries:
- the CHMP2A gene encoding charged multivesicular body protein 2a, translated to MDLLFGRRKTPEELLRQNQRALTRAMRELDRERQKLEAQEKKIIVDIKKMAKQGQMDAVKIMAKDLVRTRRYVKKFITMRANVQAVSLKIQTLKSNNSMAQAMKGVTKAMATMNRQLKLPQIQKIMMEFEKQAEIMDMKEELMNDAIDDAMGDEDDEEESDAVVSQVLDELGLNLTDELATLPPPGGSLAAGEGRAPEAAAALADADADLEERLKNLRRD
- the UBE2M gene encoding NEDD8-conjugating enzyme Ubc12, translating into MIKLFSLKQQKKEEESAGGTKGTSKKASAAQLRIQKDINELNLPKTCEIDFSDQDDLLHFRLLICPDEGFYKGGKFVFSFKVGQGYPHDPPKVKCETMVYHPNIDLEGNVCLNILREDWKPVLTINSIIYGLQYLFLEPNPEDPLNKEAAEVLQSNRRLFEQNVQRSLRGGYVGATYFERCLK